The Liolophura sinensis isolate JHLJ2023 chromosome 6, CUHK_Ljap_v2, whole genome shotgun sequence genomic sequence aaacggcaaagctggcataaatcgctgagtccatcgcgtctaTCTTTACCattctgtaatttatgctgggggtgtgtcgCATCTCAGCCACTgggagtcattaaaactgctggcttgttcgtgtaaactcggaacctacgtctaacactctggtttccctactgtcaagcggaaaacgaaatgtactgttcgctaccttctgggaagaaaagTTCTActagaaatgtacgaactgcacttcggcagtttccgacggcaattcttctaagacagaagacttcaggactagttcttaagAAAATGGAGTCGCCacacagtggattttggcgctgactttataatttatcaacttgatgTACATATTAGAactttttttatggcatgcacctttttcaatggtattttattgatatttttcttctctttcaaGACCATTTGTGTGATTTCGACAATGTCTTCAATGTCCACAATTTTGGGCTGTTTTCGTCATATataggttacttccctttttAAGGATTTACCTCCCTGGACAGTGGCCATCTGTTCAATTATCCTATGTTATTAGCATCTGGAAGTTACAGCGTTTTGGAACTTAAGCAACAGGAGTGATTAACTGTAACTATAACTAACCCACCGGTGAAATTTGTTGTAAGGCACAAATCTGGTTAGCCAAAAATGTGAACGGGGGTGTCCAAACAGCATTTTTGGAGGCCGTTTTATTACAGTatggtgtccagatttcattttgttCTATATTTCGCATGATgaaagtgctgaaaacagggAGTCCAAATAACGCCAGTTTCACTTGTCCCAGCCGGTTAACCTATGTTGTAAGGAAAAGTTACCTACTTTTGAATCATTCCAATTTGCTTTCTTGCGATGGGAAACTCACAAAGCAAAGGTAGGTAATTTCTTGAAAGGGGAAATAAAATGCGATAAAGTTTCTGTTATCATTGCCCTATTCTTTCATTTTTTGCTGAACTGGAATGTTCTTTTGTCTTTAGAATCTGATCCCAAAGCAAACAGTTGATCAAATGCCAGAGGAGAGAATGACAGAATAGAGGAGAAGAGAAGGACTATAGGTGCCCAAATGTAGCTAAAAGGAGAGGATAAGGTGGGTAATTTAGCGTCAGCAACATTGTTTGGAAACTCTTAATTTTATTCAAATGGAACAACTTCTGACTATAACTCTGCAGCATGCCATCAGGCGTATCACAATATCTACTGCAAGCTTGAATCAGAATATTTGAACTAGGGAcctgggtgctaattttcactcaatGTTTTAACTTAGTGGCAGCATGATTACTACATTAGATATCCTTTTCACCTCAATTCTGCATGGGGATTGTGCCCCGATTTGcagtaaattattgtaaaaacaatggagaaactgaaaatgtcaaatgttatttttgaaatgttgccGCTTTCTCTCaggcacagcgtaaaacaccaatcaaatattgcGTCAGCTTTTGTGTAGCTGACTCTCCCTGTTTCAGGCTTTATACTCATGCAGTCTGTTGGCATGCCTGTTATGATGGAAGAGGTAACATCTGTAAAGGTCTCAGTTCGACTAGCCATGGACAACAACGCTCGTAGAGCCTTGCGTAGCGATGGTTGGGTCCCCTTCAACCCAGTAAGAGGAGttgtaaaatttcggaaaacagtcaATTACTAACGTACCTCACCCATCCAGCCACTCCTTTACAATGTTTAGGGTCCTAGGGCAactgactgttaaaatcctgagatgtccatcatcccaaaggtaaatatccatccatactTATTAAAGTCACCCTCTCTGCTCACTTCtcaaatttacaaaatgaccGCCATCTACATAGTGTGCATGTGCGGCCAGACAGCCAGATTATGAAATGGCCGACTCTTACTGGCTTCATTTGTGGAGGTCAGGGATGTCAAAACAATAGCATGTGCTCTAGTTTGGTTCCCTGACACGCTACTTGTACCATCTAAAGTCAATGGGACTCAAACCTGCCTGTGCATGATGGCATAGAAACAAAAGGACTTCATAAACAGCATAACTGAAGGGAGGGACAATTTCATATTCAGTTGCCTAGCCGCGTGTGAGCGCCGTGTAGTTGGCGGCCATGTCGTAAATAAAAAATCAGCGGAGAGGgtgactttaataaatatggatggatatttacctttgggatgatcgacatctcgggattttaacagtcaggtaCCCTAGGACCCTAAGCATTGTACAGGAGTGACTGGATGGGCGAGGTATGTTAGTAATGGACTGTTTCCGAAATTGTACAATTCATCCTATCGGGCTAAAGGGGACCAAGCCATGACTACGCGAGGCACTGCGGGCGTAGTCATTCAGGGCTAAGTTCAACACAGCAAGCCATTAAATTCTGGTataatttgaatattttcatctgaaaccctgaaattgttTTCAGATTACGGGCAAATATgcagaaatcaaacaaaaatatgaacatcCTCAACTGCTGCAAATAAAAGAAGCCAAATGAAGAGGATAACCAGAGGACATTAGCGGTGGCGCGGTAGGGTGTTCACTGTTCGCGGAAATACAGTGTACACCACCTTCGTATTCATGTCTACTCACTCTTCTACTGCCTGTGATACCGGTATCCTCTGGATGCTAGCTTCTTGTCTGAGCTGTGCTACCTGCTTTTGCAGCGTCTGGATTTGGCTAGACATATTTATGCAAGGAATAATTCGTAATTTTCActaaacaaatatgtgtatcGTCTAACAAAGATGAAGAAAATGGCGTTATTGGAGCTCTCGCGAGATCCCGAGAGCAATTAACATCACGGAATATCAATTTCAAGGACTTGTGAAGGATACGGACGGTTTTAAGTTTAGTGATGATTTAAAAGTTAAGCACATAATGATCTTTTGTcaagtattttaattttatgtgtTTCTCATACAACCAGCTTCTGTAAAAGCTCTACAAATTTTCAAGGGTAAGAGGGTTAAATGCGGAACAGTCCTTTATCGAAAAATAAAGTAGTTccagttataaaaataaaaatgaccgaGCTCAGTGGTACAAGTGCCGTGCTTGTTTGGAAAAAAGATGCTCAATTGTTTAGGtatgcacacgtacatgtataagagcATCACACACACTAGCTTAGTGAGATATCCGTAACTGTCAAATTTTTGCCCCATTCGaataattttataatattttgtttgttcaatATGACGGAAACTGAACCCTCCATAGGCGTGGCGATGTCACCGCCAAAGTTCGATGTTCTTGGAATTAATATACAGCTAAAGTCGGACGTTAAGGTAATTTTCAGATTAAATCCTGATGTCAACACCTTACTTGTCCTCATGACCATAAATCTTAACATTCTATCCACCGGTGGAAAAGTACATGCCAAATTTGTTCAATGAAAACCGGAAATGAAGATTAAAGGTagttgaattaaattaaaacttgAGGTGGGAAATCTCATGAACTACAGTCCATGGATGTAGAATCAGTTTTAGTCTAAAGATGAATTACAacatgggggcctccatggcgcagtcggttaaagcgctagcgcagcgtaatgatccacaattttatgaagtttgcatctttagtgacacaaaagAAACATGTTgacgtcattttcataataggggcctctgtggcgtattgacccaggagtctctcaccaatgcggtcgctgtgagttcaagtccagctcaggctggcttcctctccggccgtacatgagaaggtctatcagcaacctgcggatggtcgtgggtttcccctgggctctgcccggtttccacccaccataatgctggccgccgtcgtataagtgaaatattcttgagtacggcgtaaaacaccaaacaaaaaaaaaaaaaaaacttacaacatGAAGACTTTTCTTGGTTTCGAGGCTTTGAGTTTTGCTTATTTCAAAAGTTTATAATTCTACTGGACATTGGAATTATCATATTTTAAGGCTATAGGCacaatataattatttttactCGAAGAATTTTTTACCCAAAAgccatgttttttatttgttgtggtaaaatcttattcaaggaCTATCTTGACAAGGTGaaattttccttgttttcacctccagtagtTAAGTTACGTGACAAAAGAGTGCTGTTGATTGGCTCAGAGTAtctatgacatcactgccagACTAAGAATTGTGCCAGTCCAGCATTACTTCAAAACTGGTATAAGGCCTATGAGAGAGTGGGGGCGCACCTGCATGTACAGGAACTTTGGGCTAGAACCATGATGGTACACGGCCTTTGGGCGAAAGTGTTGGACGAATGGAGCAttttctaaccccaacttcctGTATATGAGCAAGCTCCCTCATGCGGAAATCCGGTGAACTCGTGTCTCTCATAGGCCCTATGGCATAGAGCAATGTAAATGTTAGAGTgtgtaaggaaaaaaaaacactttattaTCAGGCAGTGATAATAAATGCATAGAATATGAATCAACAATTCATGACATAGTACAGTTTACAGCAAGTACATTTAGTCTTTGCCCAAGAACTTTGCTTATGACTAATTTAATGTGGTGTCTGAAAGTCTGGCATATTATATACTGTTTTCAGAATGAcatgcatttaaatatattgagaaaattttcagaaatttgtcAAGTCAGTGTACATGTGGACCTAATGCGCTTTAATTCAACAAAGTATCCCTTACAGTTTTATCAATCTCGTAGATTTCTGTCAGACATCTCTCTGTGAAAACCATGAACCCCCTTAATAACTTTCTTAACAGTAAATGTGCACCACTTTGACTATAAACAAGCCAAGCTTTCAAGAGTTCGCAGCTTCAGGACTACTGAGCCTGTTAGGTATTGACAGCCAATACAGCACAATTCTTGGTAATTCATAGTGAGTAGATGAAAAAGACTATCTGTGTGAgaaatacagtataatacatgtacatgtgtgcttgAGGTAAAGCAAAGACCTCTTCATATTTATCATTTACCTTGTTGTCTGGTA encodes the following:
- the LOC135467478 gene encoding guanine nucleotide-binding protein G(I)/G(S)/G(O) subunit gamma-7-like; the protein is LRIIPCINMSSQIQTLQKQVAQLRQEASIQRIPVSQAVEELLNYMNQNSNSDALVVGVTPSENPFRDQKSCTIL